A portion of the Paenibacillus hamazuiensis genome contains these proteins:
- the isdG gene encoding heme oxygenase: MVIVTNTSQITKGNAHKLIERFDKVGKVETMPGFLGLEVLLTENTQEYDEVTVVTRWEEKESFHAWTRSDAFKESHSHGREIPEYIVSNKISFYDVKIVRRPIAAAQ, encoded by the coding sequence ATGGTCATCGTTACAAATACATCGCAAATAACGAAGGGAAATGCGCATAAGCTGATCGAGCGGTTTGACAAAGTAGGCAAAGTGGAAACCATGCCCGGTTTTCTTGGCCTGGAGGTTCTACTGACGGAAAATACCCAAGAGTATGACGAGGTGACTGTCGTCACAAGGTGGGAGGAAAAAGAAAGCTTCCACGCCTGGACGCGCAGCGACGCCTTCAAGGAGTCGCATTCCCATGGAAGAGAAATACCGGAGTACATCGTTTCCAATAAAATTTCGTTTTATGACGTAAAAATCGTAAGGCGGCCGATTGCCGCAGCTCAGTGA
- a CDS encoding serine hydrolase domain-containing protein, protein MKRLHERLSTLLQGWVEKGPAGCACTVVQNGEVVYREHFGYADLEKKTEIKPDTIYRIYSMTKVVTCVAALKLYEKGLYLLNDPLEEYLPEFKNPQVYRYNDFGVRTVSPATSSIRVKDLFMMTSGLTYGGDGLETERLTRAALANAAETMDMRALSKALAAIPLAFDPGTHWKYGTSHDVLAALIEVLSGETFGEFLKKEIFEPLGMHDTFFRIPEDKRDRLCTMYERSEEGTLTPKLDMEVPYQPGCRYESGGAGLLSTIGDYTRFAQALARGGELDGARILSRKTVQLMASNHLGPQQMKDYNWLQQKGYGYGLGVRVMVDPAEGGCNGSIGEFGWAGLAGSWVLIDPAEQLSVVYMQQMLPSLEPYIHPRLRSVIYGALE, encoded by the coding sequence ATGAAAAGGTTACATGAACGTTTAAGTACGCTGCTTCAGGGATGGGTGGAAAAAGGGCCTGCCGGATGCGCCTGTACGGTGGTCCAAAACGGAGAAGTCGTGTATCGGGAGCACTTCGGGTATGCAGATCTGGAAAAGAAAACCGAAATAAAACCCGATACGATTTATCGCATTTATTCCATGACGAAAGTCGTTACCTGCGTGGCGGCTCTCAAGCTGTATGAAAAGGGACTTTATCTGCTGAACGATCCTCTCGAGGAGTATTTGCCGGAGTTTAAAAATCCGCAGGTTTACCGGTATAACGATTTTGGCGTAAGAACCGTATCCCCGGCAACCTCGTCCATACGGGTCAAAGATCTGTTCATGATGACTTCGGGGCTTACCTACGGCGGAGACGGCCTGGAAACCGAACGGCTCACCCGTGCGGCGCTGGCAAACGCTGCCGAAACGATGGACATGCGCGCATTGTCCAAAGCGCTTGCCGCCATTCCGCTTGCGTTCGACCCCGGCACGCACTGGAAGTACGGCACTAGCCATGATGTCCTTGCCGCATTGATCGAAGTGCTGTCCGGAGAAACATTCGGCGAATTTTTAAAGAAGGAAATATTCGAACCGTTAGGGATGCATGACACTTTCTTCCGTATTCCCGAGGATAAGCGCGATAGGCTTTGTACGATGTATGAGCGTTCGGAAGAAGGGACGCTGACCCCTAAATTGGATATGGAAGTCCCGTATCAGCCGGGATGCAGGTATGAAAGCGGCGGAGCGGGTCTTCTGTCGACGATCGGCGACTACACCCGGTTTGCGCAGGCGCTGGCGAGAGGCGGCGAGCTGGATGGAGCCCGGATATTGAGCCGCAAGACGGTGCAGCTGATGGCCTCCAATCATTTGGGACCGCAGCAGATGAAAGATTACAATTGGCTGCAGCAGAAAGGGTACGGCTATGGGCTGGGGGTACGGGTTATGGTCGATCCCGCGGAAGGCGGCTGCAACGGATCGATAGGCGAATTCGGCTGGGCCGGCCTGGCCGGATCGTGGGTGCTGATCGACCCTGCGGAGCAGCTTTCCGTCGTTTATATGCAGCAGATGCTGCCGAGCCTCGAGCCATACATTCATCCGCGTTTGCGCTCCGTCATCTATGGGGCGCTGGAATAA